The following nucleotide sequence is from Juglans microcarpa x Juglans regia isolate MS1-56 chromosome 6D, Jm3101_v1.0, whole genome shotgun sequence.
GGCACGTGTCAAGTTTGCCAAATGACACATTTTGCCATTAAAAACTTAACAGAAGATAGACAGAGGGACTAAATAAGAGAGCTTTTTGCAAAATGGTAAAAACTGGACTGATTCTACAATTTATccaaaaaggaaggaaaacaGATTTACTTAGTAATCCTATACCCACCTCTATAGGAATATTGATGTCAAATACGTTAGTTAGAGTCTGAAGAAAGTTCCAAGTTTGTAGCATGCATTCATCTTAGATATTCATCAGAATTACTCCCGACTTCTGTCCTCATTGTTTACTTATCTACTTTTTCGAGCATGTAATTAGGTAATTCATAGTGCCTAAGTTGCTTCTCCTGACAGATCATAAAGGGCTTGAAGGAGGTTCTGATTGGCATGAGGGTTGGAGGTATTGCAATGTCCACTTATCTCTGGGTCTCTAAATGTTTTCTTGACCATGTTACCTCCTGAATCTCTTTGACCCTCCAATGCTGACTTACATCCTTGGCTAGGGCTTCTTTTCTAGTTTCACCAAATGCTCTACTTaatctccttttatttttactaaattgCCTTTCTTACTGGTGGATTAGGCTGATAGATTCCTTTCAATCACCCTTCTCTATCTCTCTGATCATGGTTCCACTTCCACATTTGCATATTTTTCCTCTGCGTCTTTAACACTGAACAAGAGCTTGAATggtttatagtaaaaaaaagcATTAATGCATGAATTTGTATTTGTTTCATATGTTAGCAAGTATGTGGTGTCGACTGTCAACCAACCATTTTTAACTGTCATAGATCAAAATCCCTGCCTTTTGCTATCAGTTTGGTAAGAATTGAAGGAATTGCTCACATTTCTATGGGtttcattttcaggaaaaaggAGAGCATTGATACCTCCTTCATTGGGATACATCAACGAAAATTTAAAGCCAATCCCCAAAGAGGTTACACCTTTACTTGTGATCTGTTTATTCTTCCTTTGATAATCCCCGAAACTTTGTTGTTAAATGGACTAttttgctttttctattgatGGCGTCTCTTTTGAGGAACGCTCCCTCTCTGTTTTGCATTTTCATTCCTAACATTACCAAGATAAAGAAAAAGGGTTCAATACGTTGTCATCGAATCAATTTGATACTAAGTTAATAGTGTTACATTGTATGGTTGTTGACTGCAGTTTGGGCCTCGACGAAGCCTTTTTTCCCATACAAACGAGCCTTTGGTATTTGAGGTGCAGCTCCTGAAAGTAATATGAAAGAGTTCCTGAATGCTGTACTCGATTTGATGTCTCTTTTGGTGGGCAATAGTGATGTTTCATAAGACCGGATTATTTGATTTGGATGTTCCAGGCCTTGGAACCGATAAATGTGTAGAATGGATAACCATTGGTTGTTTCAAATGGGACTTTAATGGATTATTGTTGAAGATGTTAAGATCAGTATTTAGTGAGCGGCTAAATTGGTCTCCCTTCTCGTGGAAACAACtttggaataaaaaaacttttatctCAGTCTTTTTGCATCCTCAATCAACTGCCCATATCTACCAATTTGGATCATTTAAACCACTTGCAAAGAGTCCTTCAAATAGCATTTTATCTAATCCTAGATCATGGCAGAAAAGCATAGCTTCCACTGAACCCAGAGCCTTTGCTACCACTGGTTCTAAGCAAAATGGTAATGGTTTTTCTAAGGTTGCTTGAACATTCCCCTTGGAGTCACGTTCAATTTCTTCCTCTGTAgttgaataaataattcatatgATTGTTGTGACTGAATGAGAACTTCATTCGGATTAGTAAAATCCCTTTAAAGATCACCACTAGATTGATCTTGAAACCAGTGCTAATAATCCAAACTCTTGTTGAGCTACCTTGTCTAATAGTTgacttaaaatttgaaaaaaatttgtactattatcattccacaccttataccttatgaaaaacatcTTCATATCTTAAAATATCTTCACACCATGTGAAAAAGTTATATGTATCagatgtgagagtgaatagtagctgatgaatAGTAAATCCCATGCAACCAAAGAATATGAGCAAGTTAGCAATTAGATTCTTCTTCcatttaaaagatattttaaccTTGTGGGAAGCCCCTCATTACAAGCTTTCCACATTAAAGTTTTTAACAGGATTTGATATTTCCATACCTCATGGTCGCTGCCAAGTCGTGTTACACCAAGCaccattagatttttttttttttttttgcaagtgaTAGGCGCTTTTAACCGTGAACTGAACACTACTACAACATTTTCATATCTGTGTGTCTCCGTGCTGTAATAAACTAAGTGGCATTAGATAGATTAGTGTAGCTTCTTcagtataaaaaatatcatgtaCAAGTGATAAATTCCACTATTGAGATTCCTATCATTCAACCTTCGAATTGGAGATCCTTTTgtcctttcaaatatttatttatttttcctatttccaactctctaaaataatatcttctttcattaaatttacGGCAGAACACAAGAGAACTATGATACTGTAATAGTTACCAACATTGTTTTGTTAACAAAGTGTTCATAatatttggggaaaaaaaaatctataatccCCGTCCAGACGGCGTCGTTTGGCTACGTACACCACCCTCGACTAATTCCCGAGCCTTTTGCTTAATTCCTAAGCTCCCTGCAACGATTATTCTGATGGGAAGAACGCGACTCCATTAACATTTGCATTTTGCTTGCGGGGCAATCGCCATTTTCAAAAGTAGAAAaacgttttcttttctttgttgttattattattattattatttattatgtttttaataagattttccTGGAAATCAGGAAGTTTGAACGGTGCTTGGGAGccgagaaaaataaagaaagaaaaaggcaatGCAGCAAATGGCGCAAGGATGGTTCTCGGGGAGCATTAACGGCGAGGACCAGCAGAAACCCTCCACGTCTCTGCTAGCCGATTGGAATTCTTATGCGGCCACGCAATCTTCAGAGGATAGCTCCGATTTGGGGTTGGGCTTCGATCTCGAAGCTGCGGTCAGGTCCGCAAACGACACCGTCACTGGCACTTTCAATGTGTAAGCctctgtttttttaattaagccattttttaatctaattttgtggttactaaaatttgttctttatacttttagagaaatatatatatatatatatatatatatatatatatatatatatctaatctTGGGTTATGATATGTCTGCTGGTGGTTTTGATTATGGATGTATTTCTAAGtctgagtgagagagagtgtatGTATTTGGATCTGATTGTGTGTACTTGATATCGTCCACAGTGAGGTAGAGAGTGCTTTCTAAATTATGAGGTTGGGCAAAATAGGCTATTAACTAGTGTGTCACTATTATAATTGATGGATCAACTAAATCCTGTGTTTTGGATAGCGTGGCTGCAAAATTGGTGAAAGAACAATCAGGCATGATCTCGAATTAAAGCCTCATACATATTAGGTTGTTTTTAGTGGAAACTTGGGAAACTGTTGAATTCCTTTCTTTTCCCGTCATGTAATCTCTGTTTGATTGTTCAGGGTTTCTAAAGGAGTGAGAGATCTTCCTGGGAACCTGCAGTCTGCCACTAGTAGTGTCCCTTCAGGAAAAGCACTTATGTATTTTGGTTTGCTTCTGGCAAGTGGGGTTTTCTTCGTTTTTATCGCATTTACCATGTTCCTTCCAGTCATGGTGCTGATGCCCCAGAAATTTGCTATATGCTTTACCCTTGGGTGTGGCTTTATCATTGGGTCGTTCTTTGCGCTCAGAGGTCCAAAGAATCAGCTTGCCCACATGTCATCAAAGGAGGTATTTCTCTGCTTAATTTAGACTccttttattatatgttttgcaGCATGGATGTCTGATAGTATGAAAAGCGTAATATGAGTATACTTGTCTAATGCTTTTACTTATCCAGAGACTTCCTCTTACATTGGGATTCATCAGCAGTATGGTGGCCACCATATATGTTTCCATGGTGCTTCACAGCTACATACTCTCTGTGCTCTTCTCTGTGATACAGGTATCAAATTTCATGCTTCACTTTtacgtgtgtgtgcatgtgtgcggTTTCATTGAATAATGAAATCAATCTTCTGGGCCTTTGGACCTTGGATGGATGGAGTTTTTTGCATCCCTATAATTTTTGGTTTTCACCATTGCTTTATTGGAGAAGATACGCACAAATGTTATGGGCGTTCTTGATTTATTCTGGCATTCTAATTTCTCATCTACTCGAGAAGTactatatgtaaactcaattcTCAGTATCAACAATTAGCTTTAAAGGCGAAGTTAACATGTTATCCAACTGAACAATGAAATTGATGTTTCCATGGAACTTGCAGGTTCTTGCACTCCTGTACTATGCCATTTCATACTTCCCTGGTGGATCTGCTGGGATGAAATTCCTCTCATCTGCCCTTACCTCTTCAGTAATGAAATGTTTTGGGAGGTGACCatgattttctgtttttatgGTTGTTGACTTGTATATTTGTTGCGTACTTTAGACCCCTGTAAGTGTTGGTGGAAACTTTGGAATTTTAGGAGATGTTAGCTGATTCGATATTGATCCTATCCATATTAAGTTTTGCCTGCAATAGCCATTTTGCCAAGTGTTCAGAATAATTGTTGAAGGCAAAAGAACATTGTTGAACTTCGTTTATGCAAAGCTTCAATCGATAGTAAGCAGTGAGATCTGGTGTACTTCGATTTAGTTAGCCTGAACTAAACAAACTGTCATCTGAGAGGTAGcatgtttttatttattcatttaggCCACACTCAAAAGATAACATCAAGAAATATGTCGGGACCAAATTCATAATGGGTTTGGGTTGGATAATAGGAGTTTAGTAGTTGGGCTTAGCCTATGGCCCAAAGCcatcatctcttttatttacATGAGTTTTGTTGAGTCGGGCCATGGCCCATTTATTTGGTGTCTGTTTAGCCTTTTGGCCTTTTGTTATAATTGTTGTTTACGTGAT
It contains:
- the LOC121236018 gene encoding protein transport protein SFT2-like, giving the protein MQQMAQGWFSGSINGEDQQKPSTSLLADWNSYAATQSSEDSSDLGLGFDLEAAVRSANDTVTGTFNVVSKGVRDLPGNLQSATSSVPSGKALMYFGLLLASGVFFVFIAFTMFLPVMVLMPQKFAICFTLGCGFIIGSFFALRGPKNQLAHMSSKERLPLTLGFISSMVATIYVSMVLHSYILSVLFSVIQVLALLYYAISYFPGGSAGMKFLSSALTSSVMKCFGR